From a single Eremothecium sinecaudum strain ATCC 58844 chromosome III, complete sequence genomic region:
- a CDS encoding sugar porter family MFS transporter (Syntenic homolog of Ashbya gossypii AEL042C; Syntenic homolog of Saccharomyces cerevisiae YOL156W (HXT11)), translating to MVFLENLFLSKGHYKGRMYEHFPKTYNIYVIAFTTFATGIMYGFDIASMSSQIRTPAYLEYFNYPSAFLQGLITSSMAAGSFFGSLLSSSVSDAFGRRVSLHVCATLWIIGSFLQCGAQNRAMLIVGRVISGAGIGFGSSAATMYCSEISPPKIRGLIGSIFHLCVTFGMVVLFYIGYAAHFVEGPASFRITWGSQLIPGFLSFLVIFFLPESPRWLATHDRWDEAHTIVAKVNAKGDMNDRMVLLHMQEIEEQVANYHIAKNFGYLDLFRKASRRKTIVGISAQTWQQLSGMSIMMYYVVYLFEMAGFHGNTNLLSASIQYLLNFLTTFPAVFLVDKIGRRPILIYGGFLLAACSFSIAGLLGTYSVPTDGALRTGTSRLVDYGVSKAGPASGAIRITIPPEHANAARGVIACAYLFVCIFSPSWGTGAWLYCSEIFNNFERARGSALTSAVHWGLNFTFAMVIPTAFKNITWRTYIIFGVFDVSLAVHTFLAFPETKGKTLEEVEQMWQSKVPAWRSKSFKPVLPVLKSERRTSSDGDVSPIEEVAEGKKSSTDIESQTRR from the coding sequence ATGGTGTTTTTAGAGAATCTTTTCCTTTCCAAGGGCCACTACAAAGGCCGGATGTACGAGCACTTTCCGAAGACATACAATATCTATGTGATTGCATTTACTACGTTTGCCACTGGTATCATGTATGGTTTTGATATTGCATCTATGTCTTCCCAGATCAGAACTCCGGCTTACTTAGAATACTTCAATTACCCTAGCGCATTTTTGCAGGGTCTAATTACGTCTTCTATGGCCGCGGGATCATTTTTCGGGTCCCTTCTTTCTTCGTCGGTGTCAGATGCTTTCGGAAGAAGAGTCTCGCTTCACGTCTGTGCCACACTTTGGATTATAGGTTCCTTTTTACAGTGTGGTGCACAAAACAGAGCCATGCTAATTGTTGGTAGAGTCATATCTGGAGCCGGTATTGGATTTGGGTCATCTGCCGCAACTATGTATTGTTCCGAGATTTCTCCACCAAAAATTCGCGGTTTGATCGGGTCTATATTTCACTTGTGTGTCACTTTTGGTATGGTGGTATTGTTTTACATCGGTTACGCTGCCCACTTCGTAGAGGGACCTGCGTCATTCAGAATAACCTGGGGATCTCAGTTGATCCCAGGATTCCTTTCTTTTTTGGTTATCTTTTTCCTACCGGAGTCACCAAGATGGCTTGCGACGCATGATAGATGGGATGAGGCGCATACTATTGTTGCAAAGGTCAATGCCAAAGGTGATATGAACGATAGAATGGTGCTGCTCCACATGCAGGAAATTGAAGAACAGGTAGCCAACTACCATATTGCCAAGAATTTCGGCTACCTGGATCTGTTCCGCAAGGCTTCAAGACGGAAGACTATTGTTGGTATCTCGGCACAGACATGGCAGCAGCTAAGTGGTATGAGTATTATGATGTACTACGTCGTTTATCTCTTTGAAATGGCTGGTTTCCACGGTAATACGAATTTGCTTTCTGCCTCTATACAATATTTGTTGAACTTCTTAACGACATTCCCTGCGGTATTTTTGGTTGATAAGATCGGACGTAGACCAATTTTGATTTACGGAGGCTTTTTATTGGCGGCTTGTTCGTTCTCTATCGCTGGTTTGTTGGGCACTTACTCGGTTCCAACTGATGGTGCTCTCAGAACTGGTACTTCGCGTCTAGTAGACTACGGAGTGTCCAAGGCTGGTCCAGCTTCTGGTGCTATTCGTATCACGATTCCTCCAGAGCATGCCAATGCAGCTAGAGGTGTGATTGCTTGTGCATATTTGTTTGTTTGCATCTTCTCCCCTTCATGGGGTACTGGAGCATGGCTCTACTGTTCCGAGATCTTTAACAACTTCGAAAGAGCAAGAGGTTCAGCTTTAACTTCTGCGGTTCACTGGGGTCTAAACTTTACGTTTGCAATGGTTATCCCAACCGCTTTCAAGAATATTACATGGAGAACATATATCATTTTTGGAGTCTTTGACGTCAGTTTGGCCGTCCATACTTTCCTAGCATTCCCTGAAACTAAGGGTAAGACCCTAGAGGAGGTCGAACAAATGTGGCAGAGTAAGGTTCCAGCTTGGAGATCGAAGTCGTTCAAGCCTGTATTACCGGTATTGAAGAGCGAAAGACGTACTTCTTCGGACGGTGATGTGAGCCCAATCGAAGAGGTTG
- the RBP95 gene encoding RNA-binding ribosome assembly factor RBP95 (Syntenic homolog of Ashbya gossypii AEL041C; Syntenic homolog of Saccharomyces cerevisiae YCR016W), translating into MTDAHIPAWKKIAIKHTSSTKLGEGDDEDVLNVTTHLAGNLLSKSKAGHTVSNKKNLKYKSGETKVQKPSKRVKLPRSERELRSASILRDQLRYLVDFYLDKIAGNSPADVSLPQKVAQLTSVAEYVAAKSSTSSSGVVSAWKFSKQKQNWLLKNLFNMEAIPQEYDVLLIEYVRSLIGHARAIVIERCKKIIAKPEENEKAAEISQNEAGSSPFQNETEESLSVNLPSKSPSSYSQEVILRGQSILKALTPQETSIQ; encoded by the coding sequence ATGACCGATGCACACATACCAGCATGGAAGAAAATAGCAATTAAGCATACTAGCTCAACAAAGCTAGGTGAAGGTGACGACGAAGATGTGCTTAATGTAACCACTCATCTCGCTGGAAATTTGCTGAGCAAATCTAAAGCTGGTCACACCGTCAGCAACAAAAAAAATTTGAAATATAAAAGTGGGGAAACAAAAGTTCAGAAACCTTCCAAACGTGTTAAGCTCCCCAGGTCCGAGAGGGAACTGCGATCTGCAAGTATTCTAAGAGACCAGTTGCGCTATCTAGTGGACTTTTATCTTGATAAAATCGCCGGGAATTCTCCGGCCGACGTAAGCTTACCACAAAAAGTTGCTCAGCTAACCAGTGTAGCGGAATACGTTGCCGCCAAATCTTCGACCTCATCGAGTGGCGTGGTTTCTGCGTGGAAGTTTAGTaaacaaaaacaaaattGGCTGCTTAAAAATTTGTTTAATATGGAAGCAATACCTCAAGAGTATGATGTATTGCTAATAGAATACGTGCGTAGTTTAATTGGGCATGCCCGGGCTATTGTCATTGAACGTTGCAAGAAAATAATTGCCAAGCCGGAAGAAAATGAGAAGGCCGCGGAAATCTCACAGAATGAAGCAGGATCTTCTCCGTTCCAAAATGAAACGGAGGAATCCTTATCAGTGAATTTACCTTCTAAGTCCCCAAGTTCCTATTCACAGGAAGTTATACTCCGTGGTCAGAGTATATTGAAGGCACTTACCCCACAAGAAACTTCAATACAGTAA
- the CTO1 gene encoding Cto1p (Syntenic homolog of Ashbya gossypii AEL040W; Syntenic homolog of Saccharomyces cerevisiae YCR015C), giving the protein MAIKDLMERERRFQQASRERELRCVEELEKHAFFRGVTIDDVKRLAHSEEDIVRTGFADVVGDSTFQSVHILSLNWSREYIRYVCSKSGNFQIPEANIHCDGLVCDSTGAQYSGYFDREVVTGLDKYHILDRQFVGRPKEKVWYVGDSENDLLCILHPEVIGILMYTGKKEKLNRLLCLLGADPEAIDEDWNYFKIRHGVWCVRDWLSFASLIKASTTSE; this is encoded by the coding sequence ATGGCTATAAAAGATCTGATGGAGCGGGAGCGCCGTTTCCAGCAGGCCAGCCGTGAGCGTGAGCTGCGGTGTGTTGAGGAGTTAGAAAAGCACGCTTTCTTCCGCGGGGTGACCATTGATGATGTTAAGCGACTAGCTCACTCGGAGGAAGATATAGTCCGTACGGGGTTTGCAGATGTTGTCGGTGACAGTACGTTTCAGTCGGTCCATATATTGTCTTTGAATTGGAGCCGAGAATACATACGGTACGTTTGCAGCAAGTCGGGAAACTTTCAGATACCCGAGGCAAATATTCACTGTGATGGTCTTGTTTGCGACTCTACAGGGGCACAATATAGTGGGTATTTTGATCGTGAAGTTGTTACAGGACTGGATAAGTATCATATCTTGGATCGGCAGTTCGTAGGCCGGCCGAAGGAGAAGGTCTGGTATGTAGGTGACAGTGAGAACGACCTGCTCTGCATATTGCATCCGGAAGTAATTGGCATACTTATGTATACTGGCAAAAAGGAGAAGCTCAACCGTCTTCTTTGTCTCCTTGGCGCGGATCCAGAAGCAATCGATGAAGATTGGAACTATTTTAAGATCCGCCATGGAGTTTGGTGCGTTAGAGATTGGCTGTCCTTCGCATCGCTGATTAAGGCTTCAACTACAAGTGAGTAA
- the POL4 gene encoding DNA-directed DNA polymerase IV (Syntenic homolog of Ashbya gossypii AEL039W; Syntenic homolog of Saccharomyces cerevisiae YCR014C (POL4)), producing MFKGRKFLIFPTSNTPRAQVVVSLIQREGGTVLPRMDGEDPNHVIPLVQDSYLTATGQLKNEELFKLEIENPVDWQKCSTPMQLSWVSKCLEKGELLDRQPYELGSNKLGPKYDNKDNDLSSSTKKRKFSAINDVSELKPATKTTEILPVTNELIVNALDFLGTKCKLRGDVYRQRAYNLAKTSVLETNKPIKTYEDARALPKIGDSIARKIADFVTNGGHMPGFDMTLSSSELGLQYFSECYSVGPRIAQNWQMQGYMTFQDVIQDNHRWKWHWSALWGMKYFEDWQIRMSRNEVEAHFNMLKSHAPEGVIIEVLGSYRRGHDTCGDIDVIFYRKNCDDMEVLGHDLETLLNRLSDSGYIRCPLQLSSTLEPIFSKRVKGLLKELGIVYTGGRLGEDRPMSKKFYCGVRLPDSTTVDPPNKGTVPEIPFKDEDRKLFSNTHKHHCRRLDILCCKWSERGSHRLYFTGNREFNKLVRTHATERNLSLNQHGLFVKDTDVCLESFDENKIIELVGVTPMSPSHPSRNK from the coding sequence ATGTTTAAGGGCAGGAAGTTTCTTATCTTTCCAACTAGCAACACGCCTCGCGCCCAAGTGGTAGTGTCACTGATCCAGCGCGAAGGTGGGACGGTGCTACCGCGGATGGATGGTGAAGACCCAAATCACGTGATACCCTTGGTACAAGATAGTTATCTTACGGCGACAGGGCAGCTGAAGAATGAAGAGCTATTCAAATTAGAGATTGAGAACCCTGTCGATTGGCAAAAATGTTCCACGCCCATGCAGCTATCATGGGTTTCCAAGTGTTTGGAGAAGGGAGAATTGTTGGATAGACAACCATATGAGCTTGGTAGCAATAAATTGGGACCCAAGTATGATAATAAAGATAATGATTTATCTTCTTCGACCAAAAAGCGCAAGTTTAGCGCCATAAATGATGTCAGTGAGCTAAAGCCGGCTACGAAAACTACCGAAATTCTTCCAGTTACGAACGAGCTTATTGTTAATGCGCTTGATTTCCTTGGGACGAAATGCAAATTACGGGGTGACGTCTATCGACAGCGAGCCTACAATCTCGCTAAAACGTCTGTGTTAGAAACTAATAAACCTATTAAGACTTACGAAGATGCCCGGGCATTGCCAAAAATCGGTGACAGCATTGCGCGTAAAATAGCGGATTTTGTGACCAATGGTGGTCATATGCCTGGCTTCGATATGACTCTCTCTTCATCGGAACTAGGGCTACAATACTTCTCAGAATGTTATTCCGTAGGTCCACGGATTGCTCAAAATTGGCAAATGCAGGGCTATATGACGTTCCAAGATGTAATTCAGGATAATCACCGCTGGAAGTGGCACTGGTCAGCACTTTGGGGAATGAAATATTTTGAGGATTGGCAAATTCGGATGTCGAGGAACGAAGTTGAAGCGCACTTTAATATGCTGAAAAGTCATGCACCTGAAGGTGTCATCATAGAGGTACTGGGGTCCTACAGGAGAGGGCACGATACTTGTGGTGATATAGACGTTATTTTTTATCGTAAGAATTGCGATGATATGGAGGTATTGGGGCACGATCTAGAAACCTTGCTGAATAGATTGTCTGATAGTGGTTACATAAGATGCCCATTACAGCTCAGTAGTACGCTGGAACCCATCTTCTCCAAAAGAGTAAAAGGCCTACTGAAAGAGTTGGGTATTGTTTACACTGGCGGTAGGCTGGGAGAGGACAGGCCAATGTCGAAGAAGTTTTACTGCGGTGTGCGGCTTCCAGATTCAACAACAGTAGATCCACCTAACAAAGGAACGGTACCAGAGATTCCTTTTAAGGATGAGGATCGCAAGCTGTTTTCCAATACACACAAGCATCATTGTAGAAGGCTTGATATTTTGTGTTGCAAGTGGAGCGAACGTGGCTCGCATCGTCTTTATTTTACTGGTAACCGCGAATTTAACAAGCTTGTACGTACGCATGCTACTGAGCGCAATTTGAGTCTGAACCAGCATGGTCTCTTCGTGAAGGATACAGACGTCTGCCTAGAAAGCTTTGATGAGAACAAGATCATTGAGCTAGTCGGCGTTACACCGATGAGCCCATCGCATCCTAGTAGAAATAAGTAA
- the PGK1 gene encoding phosphoglycerate kinase (Syntenic homolog of Ashbya gossypii AEL038C; Syntenic homolog of Saccharomyces cerevisiae YCR012W (PGK1)) has translation MQKKSRNWALFLMFYGCLTTYFSLFYSSRLTTHNKQLINMSLSSKLTVKDINIQDKRVFIRVDFNVPLDGKTITSNQRIVAALPTIKYVLEQGPKAIILASHLGRPNGERNDKYSLAPVAEELEKLLGQKVTFLDDCVGEEVASAVNGASKGSVFLLENLRFHIEEEGSRKVDGEKVKASSEQVATFRKQLMALADVYVNDAFGTAHRAHSSMVGFELPERAAGFLLSKELEYFGKALENPTRPFLAILGGAKVADKIQLIDNLLDKVDSIIIGGGMAFTFKKVLQNMEIGDSIYDKAGAEIVPRLAEKAKKNGVKLVFPVDFVIGDDFSQNANSKVVSDKEGIPAGWEGLDCGPESLKLFGETIAEAKTIVWNGPPGVFEIEKFSNGTQGMLKHVVKSSEAGNTVIIGGGDTATVAKKFGVVEKISHVSTGGGASLELLEGKDLPGVTFLSNKQ, from the coding sequence ATGCAAAAAAAGAGCCGCAATTGGGCACTGTTTTTAATGTTTTATGGATGTTTAACAAcatatttttctttattcTACAGTAGCAGGTTAACTACACATAATAAACAACTGATAAATATGTCATTATCTTCTAAACTTACAGTCAAGGATATTAATATTCAAGATAAAAGAGTCTTCATTAGAGTGGACTTCAATGTTCCTCTAGATGGTAAGACTATCACTTCTAATCAAAGAATTGTCGCCGCACTACCAACTATTAAGTACGTTTTGGAACAAGGTCCAAAGGCCATCATTCTAGCTTCTCACTTGGGTAGACCAAACGGTGAGAGAAATGACAAGTACTCTTTAGCTCCTGTTGCTGAGGAATTGGAGAAGTTATTAGGCCAAAAGGTTACCTTTTTGGACGATTGTGTTGGTGAAGAGGTTGCCTCTGCTGTCAATGGCGCTTCTAAGGGTTCCGTCTTCTTGTTGGAGAACTTGAGATTCCACATTGAGGAAGAAGGATCCAGAAAGGTCGATGGCGAGAAGGTCAAGGCTTCTAGCGAGCAAGTTGCTACCTTCAGAAAGCAATTGATGGCTTTGGCAGATGTTTACGTTAACGATGCCTTCGGTACTGCACACAGAGCTCACTCTTCCATGGTTGGCTTTGAATTGCCAGAAAGAGCTGCCGGTTTCTTGTTATCCAAGGAATTAGAATACTTCGGTAAGGCTCTAGAGAACCCAACTAGACCATTTTTGGCTATCTTGGGTGGTGCTAAGGTTGCCGACAAGATTCAATTGATCGACAACTTGTTGGACAAGGTTGACTCTATCATCATCGGTGGTGGTATGGCTTTCACCTTCAAGAAGGTTTTGCAAAACATGGAGATTGGTGACTCCATTTACGACAAGGCAGGTGCCGAGATTGTTCCAAGATTGGCTGAAAAGGCCAAGAAGAACGGTGTCAAGTTGGTTTTCCCAGTTGACTTTGTCATCGGTGACGACTTCTCTCAAAACGCCAACTCCAAGGTTGTTAGCGACAAGGAGGGTATCCCTGCCGGCTGGGAAGGTTTGGACTGTGGTCCTGAATCATTGAAGTTGTTCGGTGAAACCATCGCTGAAGCTAAGACCATTGTCTGGAACGGTCCACCAGGTGTCTTCGAGATTGAGAAATTCTCTAACGGTACTCAAGGTATGTTGAAGCACGTTGTTAAATCCTCTGAAGCTGGTAACACTGTTATCATTGGTGGTGGTGACACTGCTACCGTTGCTAAGAAGTTCGGTGTTGTCGAAAAGATCTCTCATGTCTCTACCGGTGGTGGTGCTTCTTTGGAATTGTTGGAAGGTAAGGACTTGCCAGGTGTCACCTTCTTGTCCAACAAGCAATAA
- a CDS encoding HCL134Wp (Syntenic homolog of Ashbya gossypii AEL037W; Syntenic homolog of Ashbya gossypii NOHBY503; No homolog in Saccharomyces cerevisiae; Syntenic homolog of Kluyveromyces lactis KLLA0A10989g) — protein sequence MDLEIQKLVSEYSSSRDRDVRYVIVRELYGGLRDANAEAQEPLLAALETSGESLKSVTRIIIIGSLEDGGAIRSLVAGSVLPALGRVSACHVTEELVRELVRDEGRTERCHGVLLYLLALRDGSGALCADEEDVAAYVGVLSRLRDISQAWKDVLIALCLGSAVRDARLVRKIYDLGVRDAFVAVARDSSAAVVGPLLVEIDDLGLLAAVGEACPTRFTRVVSVIVDRWLRGKLQGGTVEALRLMRALGPILGPSDTALVGQHCVMVLNKCIDTAIDLGQRSDSKLSVSDANSDSEETWRFSGDCEEAEMLETEDECNADIDEATHLVDDNIVAISAALFALAAMWALPADAADTIHRLPDGPGEAITHGLLCVGVRHPQLLDIVIAKCHDVAPESLYCLTPSQVKLLSSFPGQRHAAFLHSTDEDALAGMSAVNTNMLQHWQNSREISKGYVDATLGLIRELLSRDSTSIEDHQWCVDTLTWIGRQCPFYREPAIRLLLPVLKPPKQFVNVIQVGNMKQKQDDSIHSRVSAATTLYAWLKDHAHPWPYVEVLAMLPYLRYLLRDRYLQKHAVELYHAALKAHGELLLARDYSAAEETLHMFEEQWPEGSAPVRDLFVALSKKL from the coding sequence ATGGACCTAGAGATTCAAAAGCTTGTGAGTGAGTATAGTAGTTCACGAGATAGAGACGTTAGATATGTTATTGTCAGGGAGCTGTATGGGGGTTTACGCGACGCGAACGCAGAGGCGCAGGAGCCACTGCTAGCGGCGCTTGAGACAAGTGGAGAATCCCTAAAGAGTGTTACCCGGATTATAATAATTGGTTCGTTGGAGGATGGAGGAGCAATTCGGTCCTTGGTGGCAGGCAGCGTGCTGCCTGCTCTGGGCCGGGTAAGCGCATGTCACGTGACTGAGGAATTGGTGCGAGAGCTGGTTCGGGACGAGGGTCGTACCGAGCGATGCCACGGTGTGCTGCTTTACCTGCTGGCGCTGAGAGACGGGAGTGGCGCCCTGTGTGCCGACGAGGAGGATGTTGCGGCGTATGTCGGGGTTCTGAGCCGGCTTCGTGATATTAGCCAGGCCTGGAAGGATGTGCTTATTGCGCTATGTCTGGGTAGCGCGGTTCGGGATGCGCGGCTTGTGCGCAAAATCTACGATTTAGGCGTGCGAGATGCGTTTGTAGCTGTAGCTCGAGACAGCAGTGCTGCGGTTGTGGGGCCGCTATTGGTAGAAATTGATGATTTAGGATTGTTAGCTGCGGTGGGTGAGGCGTGCCCTACCCGTTTTACACGTGTGGTAAGCGTTATAGTTGATCGGTGGTTACGCGGTAAGCTGCAGGGCGGCACTGTTGAGGCACTGCGGCTAATGCGCGCGCTGGGTCCTATCCTTGGGCCGTCAGATACCGCTTTAGTAGGGCAGCATTGCGTAATGGTGCTTAACAAATGCATTGACACTGCTATAGATTTAGGTCAAAGATCAGACTCGAAGCTGAGCGTGAGCGATGCTAACAGTGATAGTGAGGAAACCTGGCGGTTTTCTGGGGATTGCGAAGAAGCAGAGATGCTTGAAACCGAAGACGAATGCAACGCTGATATTGATGAGGCTACTCATCTTGTTGACGACAATATTGTAGCTATCAGTGCTGCACTCTTCGCCTTAGCGGCAATGTGGGCGCTTCCGGCAGATGCTGCGGATACGATCCATCGGCTCCCAGATGGTCCTGGCGAAGCCATAACGCATGGTCTACTTTGTGTAGGGGTACGGCATCCCCAACTGCTTGACATAGTCATTGCCAAATGCCACGACGTGGCACCAGAGTCTCTGTATTGCCTTACCCCATCTCAGGTCAAGCTTCTCTCATCGTTTCCCGGCCAGCGGCACGCTGCATTTCTTCATTCCACTGACGAAGATGCTTTAGCTGGCATGAGTGCAGTTAATACCAATATGCTTCAGCACTGGCAGAATAGCCGTGAGATCTCGAAGGGATACGTTGACGCAACACTAGGCTTAATTCGTGAACTACTTTCACGTGATTCAACCAGTATAGAAGACCACCAATGGTGTGTAGACACACTTACATGGATTGGAAGACAGTGTCCATTCTATCGAGAGCCAGCCATACGTCTACTGCTTCCAGTGCTCAAGCCTCCTAAACAATTTGTCAATGTTATCCAGGTCGGTAACATGAAACAAAAACAAGATGATTCTATACATTCGAGAGTGTCGGCTGCAACGACATTATATGCCTGGTTAAAAGATCATGCTCATCCTTGGCCATATGTTGAAGTTCTTGCGATGCTGCCGTATTTGCGCTACTTATTACGTGATCGGTACCTTCAAAAGCATGCTGTTGAGCTATACCATGCCGCCTTGAAAGCACACGGCGAACTGCTCCTTGCAAGAGATTATTCAGCAGCAGAAGAGACGCTACATATGTTTGAAGAGCAATGGCCAGAGGGATCTGCTCCTGTGAGGGACCTATTCGTTGCCCTTTCAAAGAAACTTTGA
- a CDS encoding HCL133Wp (Syntenic homolog of Ashbya gossypii AEL035W; Syntenic homolog of Ashbya gossypii NOHBY501; No homolog in Saccharomyces cerevisiae; Syntenic homolog of Kluyveromyces lactis KLLA0A10945g) yields the protein MRIVNIDSRPLIFESYVILEFEQSVTSTFHWIYLRDNCTCSCCLYPDTAQRCLDTFNELPWDIDPYDDRTSETAKSLAEFKITDDGDLEIKWPDSHMSVFSPEWLVNHSYDPPVPAKAVALALPDKVHWDKALFDELTGSGDHFNTDFNDLEHSLTDVLLEIYRYGFTFIKNVPVSIEATEHVSKLISIIRPSHYDTGVWQFTSDLAKKDTAYTTLSIDMHTDGNYWYELPGLQLFHLLEHSNGEGGHTRIVDVAKVVDKLRDLAATDKSWETTYKVLTQHKLGFHQSGETNCIFYQEAYPTLTLSQNGELQQCRWNTSDRAPQIVSRDFTVPQIYEALFRFNSLINDPKNSVTFQLSPGTILVFDNWRVLHARTAFTGRRRLCGSYLTRDDFIARLRALLFKRDQILNVSYA from the coding sequence ATGAGAATTGTAAATATTGATAGCCGTCCATTGATCTTCGAGTCATACGTGATTCTTGAATTTGAACAATCCGTAACTTCTACATTCCATTGGATCTATCTTCGTGATAACTGTACTTGTTCATGCTGCTTATACCCGGATACAGCCCAACGCTGTTTGGACACATTCAACGAGTTGCCCTGGGATATAGACCCATATGATGATAGAACTTCTGAAACTGCTAAATCCTTAGCTGAATTTAAAATTACTGATGATGGGGACTTGGAGATAAAATGGCCTGATTCTCATATGTCGGTGTTCTCCCCCGAATGGCTTGTTAACCATTCTTATGACCCCCCAGTTCCTGCAAAAGCAGTAGCGCTAGCTCTTCCAGATAAAGTTCATTGGGATAAGGCGCTATTTGATGAATTGACGGGAAGTGGGGATCATTTCAATACGGACTTTAATGATCTAGAACACTCTCTAACTGATGTATTGCTTGAAATATACCGGTATGGTTTTACTTTCATTAAGAACGTCCCAGTATCTATTGAGGCGACTGAGCATGTTTCCAAGCTGATCTCGATCATCCGTCCCTCGCATTACGATACAGGTGTATGGCAGTTTACGTCGGACTTGGCCAAAAAAGATACTGCATATACAACTTTGTCAATTGACATGCACACTGACGGTAACTATTGGTACGAGTTACCTGGACTCCAGTTATTTCATTTACTTGAACATAGCAATGGTGAAGGGGGCCACACTCGTATTGTTGATGTTGCTAAAGTTGTGGATAAACTCCGTGACTTAGCTGCTACTGACAAATCCTGGGAAACTACTTACAAAGTCCTTACCCAGCATAAACTTGGATTCCACCAATCAGGGGAAACGAATTGTATATTTTATCAGGAAGCTTATCCTACTTTAACGTTATCTCAAAACGGGGAATTACAACAGTGTAGATGGAATACAAGTGACAGAGCTCCACAGATTGTCTCTCGCGATTTCACTGTGCCTCAAATTTACGAAGCTCTTTTCAGGTTTAACTCATTAATCAATGATCCTAAAAATTCCGTTACATTCCAATTAAGCCCAGGAACCATCCTGGTTTTTGATAATTGGAGGGTCCTTCACGCGAGAACTGCCTTCACTGGTCGCAGAAGACTCTGCGGATCTTACTTAACTAGGGACGATTTTATTGCCAGATTGCGGGCTTTGTTGTTTAAAAGGGACCAAATCTTGAATGTCAGCTACGCCTAA